CATTGCAGGACGGCGGCAGAGGTAGATGCAATGCCTGCTGGCAGCAGGGATCCATCAGCCTCGCCATTCGTATGCTGCCTCAACGCATACCCACCGTGGACGATCTCGGCCTGCCGGACATCTGCAAGGAGCTGATCAGCCGGCCCCGGGGCCTGATACTGGTAACCGGGCCCACCGGATCGGGTAAGAGCACCAGCATTGCAGCCATGCTCAATCACCTGAACAATACGATGAAAAGATATATTGTGACGATCGAGGATCCGGTTGAATATGTGCACCCTAATATAAAGTGTGCTTTTTCTCAGAGAGAGTTAGAGCAGGATACGCACTCATTTGTCAATGCGCTCAAGTATGTTCTCAGGCAGGATCCTGATGTCATACTGGTAGGAGAAATGCGAGATCTGGAAACGGCCTCAGCCGTATTGACTGTGGCGGAAACCGGTCACCTTGTGCTCTCAACCGGGCACGCACCCAGTGCAGCGCAATCTGTGGAAAGGATTGTGGATCTTTTTCCGCCGCACGAAAGGCCGATGGCGCAGGCACGGCTGGCTTCAACGTTGATCGCGGTATTCAGTCAGGTGCTAGTGCCGCGTATAAGTGGCGGTCGGGTGGCAGCGGTAGAGATCATGCTGGCCAACGCAGCAGTTAAGAATTTGATACGTGAGGGCAAACCATTCCTTATTCCAAACACCATACGGACCAGCTCAAATGTCGGCATGAAAACGCTGGATGACGCACTGGTGGATTTGTACCGGAAAGGAATCATTACCAGAGAGTATGTATTCGCCTTCTGCCAGGACGCGGAAGATGTCAACAAATTGATGAGATCGGCAAATATTTAAACAGGGCATAAAAAAAGGGGTGTGAAAGCGCTTTCACACCCCTTTTGCTGCAAAAGGTGGTGGTATCTACGGGCAGACTTGGCTGGTTATCGCACCCGTGCTCTGGTCGACTGTGTAAGTGCACTTAGGCGCGCTCAGCAGGTAAGCTGAAACACTGCTGGTCGTGGATCCCGCGGTGATGGGGCTGGCCGGTGGTGTGCCGCTATTATCGTACATATAAGCAGCTATGGCAGTCTGAATATTTGCCTGGTCGGTGGCGTTGGCCTGAGATTCGCCCTCGCCCATGAATTTGGTGACATTGAGCACGACTACCGCTGCTAATGTGCCCAATATAGCGATGACAACCAGCAATTCGATGAGGGTGAAACCTTTATTACCGTATTTGAAAAACTTTTTCATATTTATATCCTCCTATTTTGTAATGCGCCCGGACCGACCCAACCGGACTTTTTTTGTTTATGCATTATTTATACATTAACGCAATCGCAAGGTCAATAGCGTTATCGTAATCCTCCCTTAGTACTTAAGTACCCTTCTTGCATATTCCATTAAGTATGTTATATCTTAGCAAAGATGATGTACGTGACAAAAGTCATAAAGTCAGTGGCCTGAATGCGCACCGATAATGGTCCGGCTGATACTACACAGCCCGGTAAGTTGGATATTGCATTGGAGGTTACATGGCTGTTGTTGATATTTCTGCTACCGCTTTACTACAATCCGTTTGGGTATCAGGTGTTTTACTTCGCCAAGGCATTACTGCTGCAATTCGGCGTATGCCTGTTATCAGGTCTGTTCCTGGCTCGCTGGTTTATTTCGCACAGAGACCGGACACAAACCGGTTTATTATCCGCAGTCAGGCAGATGCCGCTGCAGGTCGCTGTGATCTTATTTGGATTATGCTGGATTGTTTCGACGGCATTTTCTATCATGCCCGAGTCCAGTTTATGGGGTAGCCTGGCGAGGAAAAATGGTCTGGTTTCTTTAGTCGCGTGGATCGTATTATTTTTCATATTAGCCCTGTCAATACGGCGACGTGTGCAGCTGTTGAGAGTGCTTGCAGCAGTGGCAGCTTCGGCGGGTGCGGTGTCCCTGTTCGGTATACTGGAGTTCGCTGACCCCTGGCTGCTGTCATGGCTCTCCAGAAATGGACGCATATCATCAACTGATGGTAATCCCCTATCATTGAGCTGCTTCATCGCTATCAGTATCCCTGTTACCCTGGCACTGATCACAATAGTCGTGCAAAGCACGGGTTCAAGTAAGTTAAAAGCATTAAAGACAACAGGATTGATACTGTCGCTGATATTGCAGGTGATATGCCTGTTTCTTGCGCAGTATTCCATTACCATACTGCTTTTTATACCGGGTATTTTCATATATATCCTGGTCGCAGGCATTTATTTTAAGAAAAAGGCCATTCTAACCTTAAGTATTATTGTGCTGCTGGCTCTATTCTTGACTGCCACCGTTATTGTCGGGCAGACAGTGCTGCAGGAGATGGATGGTAAACCCGTGGGATCTTACACACATGATACATATTTAGCCGGGCAAACCGGACTGCCAACACTGTCTTTAAGGGTTAAGCAGTGGGAGTGCGCCACACGAATAATTATAGATTCGCCCGAAGTACCCTTTTATCAAGACGATCTGCATTTATTAAGAAGGTGGACGGGTTATGGCCCCGAGACTTTCGTAATAGTGTCTCAGACTCGTTATCCTCGCGATATGAAAAGCACTGATACGCATAACTCCGTTTTGCTGGGCCAACCGGAAAACCATTATCTATATCTCGCGGTGACCGTGGGTGTGCTGGGGCTGGCCTTTTTTCTGACTATTGTGATTATTTTCTTTTATGTGGCGTTGCGTTTTTTGGTTCGGACATCCAAAAAGGACATGATTTATACGGCGGCTGCTTTCATAGCGGGCATGGCTCAATACTGCATTTACATAATATTCAATCCGACAGCCATATTACCGGAGTTTTTCTTCTGGCTGATTTTAGCTTTAATGGTTGCCCAGGTTCGTATTGACGGTTGCTCTGAATATATTCATGCTGAAGTAGCATCATGTGTATCAAAAGGAGAAGGGTTGTCTGAAAAAATAAAACAGGGGAAAATCAGAAATATACCGGCAGTGCTTGTTATAATCATGTTTATCGGTATCGGAATTGGACTGACTCTTAGCCCTATGGTTGCAGATATGAAATTGAATAGTGCGCTCGTCACGTGGGCAGACGATTCAAACAAGACCATGACGGCTCTGGCTGAGGCGGCAAAGCTGGAACCGGGTGAAGCCGTATACTACGGACATATCGGCGCGTATGCATTCAGAAAGGCAATTGCTTCAAATGATGTCGAAGAAAGATCCAAACTCATGGCTTTGAGTATTGCAGCTTATGAAGCTGCCGGGCAGCGAGAACCATATCTGGCTTACTGGAGCTATGCTACGGGTGATATTTATTCATACTGGGCAGCACACTCGAATTCTGATTTGTGGAGTGATGCGTTTAATTATTATCAGAGGGCGGACGCATTACTGCCTGAAAACGCCGTGATTTTGAATAAATGGTCGCTGGCTCTTATGCTAAGCGGAAACGACGCAGAGGCAGAGCGTATGCTTATGCGATCACGGGAAGCAGATGTCGATTGGGTGCAAACAATATATTATATGGGTGTACTCGATATTTATAATCACTGCTATTGCCCTGCGGCTAACTGCTACCTGTATCCAGTAAAAACTGATTATAAAAATTTTCAGTATTACCTGGACTTCTGTCGACACCTGGCGTTGTTCGGAGGTATCGATAAGGTAGTGGAAGGATTGCAGGTATATTCAAACTGTCATCCGGACGACTGGGTCGGGCAGACGTTACTGGGAGTTGCTGAAGCTTACAGCGGTAGTCTATCAAGAGCAGTGGATTCTTTGCGACGGGCTGCCGATAGTATTCCACCAGAGGATGTTGTCGTCCTTGAGGATGTACTTATCAATATTGGCAAAGAGCAGCATAGCTTCCAGCCGTATGTAAAGGAAATAATTGATGTTCTGGCCGCTGGTCAACCATCCGATAAACGTTAGCATAGGCGAAAGTTAAATTGGAAATAGTTATTTCATTAATTATTTTTCTGTTTGGCATCAGCATTGGAAGTTTTCTAAATGTAGTTGCAGACAGGGTTCCTGCCAGCCAGTCCATTTTAAGCCCGCCATCGCACTGTTCAAAATGTAATCATATATTAAAACCTGTGGATCTCTTTCCTGTATTGAGTTACCTGATATTGAAGGGGAAATGTCGCTATTGCAGACAGTCAATCCCGATACGTTCGTTGCTGGTCGAGTTATTCAGCGGTCTATTCTTTGTATATGCATTCACCATGTATGGCATATCCTGGCAGGCGTTGCAGACAGCTGTCCTGGGATCATTTCTTGTAATACTTTTTATAACAGACATGGAACAGGAAATGCTACCGCATGTCGTCGTTTACCCAGGTATTGCAGTGGCTCTCGGCTTTGCAGCGCTCAAGCCTATTACGGGTACCACACCGGGTATAGTAAGCGCATTGGCCGGACTTGCCACGGGATTTGGAGCCTTTTTCCTGATCTGGGCTGTGCCTAAATTATTCAAGAAAAAACTGATAGGCTTTGGTGATGCAGGTATGGCAGGATTGATTGGTGCGTCAGTTGGTTACCCCGTGATATTAGTAGCCCTATACATTGCCATTCTGGCGGGAGGATTGACTGCTGCCCTGCTGGTGGCGTTCAAGATGAAAAAGCTCAACCAACCCATGCGGTTCGGCGTGTTTTTAGCCATGGGAGGTATCATTTCACTCTTCTGCGGACAGGACATCGCAGATGCTTTGATGCAACTACATATGCTGTAGAATGGGTAAAATTAACATGGTAAAAAAAATTTTAAAAATTTATTAACTACGTTCAAGCAGGGTATTGACATGTATGCGGTTATGTGCTAATTTTATTAACGTCCCAAGTAATCAAAGTTGGAACGGGGAGGCAGAGGCCCTAACACATGGTAAGCGAAGGCTGGCCGGTGAGAGGGGGTGGATGAGGAACCGGGATAACGAGGTTACTTGGGGCGTTTTATTTTTTGCTATTCCAGTATTGCGATAGAGGGCAGGTTGCGGTATTTGCCGCCCATATCTAAACCATATCCAACTACGAACTCGTCCGGAACTTCGAAACCTACGTAATCCAGGTGTACATCTATCAACCGGCGAACCCGTTTATCCAGGAGGGTACAGACCTTCAGGCTGGCCGGTTTTCGGGCGGACAGGCTGTTGAGCACATAATTCAGGGTCATACCCGTATCCACGATATCCTCCACCATCAGAACATGCCTGTTCTCGATATCAGTGTCCAGGTCCTTCAATATTCTTACGGAAAGGTCGGCCTTATCGGCCGGTGTGGATATAGCCATGAAGTCCAGGGTTACCGGGATGGACATATTGAGCATGAGATCGGACATAAAACAGACAACACCCTTCAGGATGCCGATGAGGACAAGTTCCTCTCCCTGATAATCCTTTGATATTTGCTTGGCCAGCAATTTGACCCGGCGCTGAATCTGGGTTTTATTGAACAGATAGCGCTGTACGCCCTTCATTTTATTTTCGCCCAATGGAATGAACCCATGTCTGGCAAACAATTTTAAATAGTCACCCTTATTGAGCAGCTTGATGCTGATATCGGGATAAAGCTCCTTCAAGTGGCGTACCTTGCGGTTCTTCTCCGTTATAAGGCTCTGCTTGGAGGTGGTGAGTTCGATATATAAATCGATTTCAGGCAGGTAGAAATCGGGGGTGAACATCTCGGTGATCCGGTTGTCCTGAGATGAAAGAGGGAAAGAACGCGGTTCGTATAACCACTCCACCTGATAAAAATCCAACAGCCGTGCGAATTCCTCTTCACTGGGATGCCCGAAATTAATGGGCCTGATGGGTGAAAGAGGGAGGTCGGAAAAACTAGTCAGTCTTTTCTGCCGCTCGATATTGGACTGGTGGCGGTTGTTGAGGTCCTGAGCAAGCTCGATTTTCTCCAGTGTCAGGGCGACTAAATTGGCCACAGTTGAGATGAAATCCTTCTCGTTTGGTTTGAAGCGCCGTTTCTCCCGTGTGTATATCCTTATTTCACCAATCACCTCGCCGCGCTGGACTATGGGCGCTCCCAGGAGAGATTTTATCTGCTCACGGGCGGCCTGCTCCGGGTATTGAGTTCGCCTATCAGTAAAAATATCATCTACGGCAACGATCTTGCCATCGAGTATATCGGGGTAGCTTTTACGGGCATTGATGGCGCCCTTACGCAGGTAGAGGTCGCTTAATCCCCAGGCGCCTATTATATCGAGGTATTCCCTGCGCGGATTAAGCAGCATAATTGCACAGCCGGATGCATGTAGCCCCTTGGCAGCGCTGGCAGCAATGGTGCTGATCAGCTTTTTAAGGGGCAATGTGTCGTTGGCAACCTTCGCTATCTGTTTATAAGCAAGGGAATAGCGGTTCTCAGTGGTATCCATACATCACCCACCTCACGAGTCCTGTCAGGTTATATCATCCGCATTTAGTATAGCCGCAACTTGGGCAGATATGGCAACCTTCCTGGTACACTAACTGGCTGCTGCAATCCGGGCACTGGCCGATATAATTGGCCTGCTGGCTCATTTCATAATTCGATGTACTATCATCCTCTTTTTTTACATATTTCTCAAGTACGCTGCCGATCGCATCCGCGCAGGACAGGATGGCGCGGCCGTTCTCCCAGGATACAGAGGGGCATCTGATAGTCCTAAGCTGCTTGATCACCGAGCCCACCTCTATGCCCGATCGTAATATCAGTGATATCAACCTGCTGGTAGCCTCAAGCTGAGCGGAGGCACAGCCGCCGGCTTTTCCCAGGCTGGAGAACACCTCGCAGATCCCTTTATCATCGAAGTTGACGGTTACATAAATATAGCCGCAACCGGTCGTAACACGCTCGGTA
This genomic window from Dehalococcoidia bacterium contains:
- a CDS encoding O-antigen ligase family protein, with product MRTDNGPADTTQPGKLDIALEVTWLLLIFLLPLYYNPFGYQVFYFAKALLLQFGVCLLSGLFLARWFISHRDRTQTGLLSAVRQMPLQVAVILFGLCWIVSTAFSIMPESSLWGSLARKNGLVSLVAWIVLFFILALSIRRRVQLLRVLAAVAASAGAVSLFGILEFADPWLLSWLSRNGRISSTDGNPLSLSCFIAISIPVTLALITIVVQSTGSSKLKALKTTGLILSLILQVICLFLAQYSITILLFIPGIFIYILVAGIYFKKKAILTLSIIVLLALFLTATVIVGQTVLQEMDGKPVGSYTHDTYLAGQTGLPTLSLRVKQWECATRIIIDSPEVPFYQDDLHLLRRWTGYGPETFVIVSQTRYPRDMKSTDTHNSVLLGQPENHYLYLAVTVGVLGLAFFLTIVIIFFYVALRFLVRTSKKDMIYTAAAFIAGMAQYCIYIIFNPTAILPEFFFWLILALMVAQVRIDGCSEYIHAEVASCVSKGEGLSEKIKQGKIRNIPAVLVIIMFIGIGIGLTLSPMVADMKLNSALVTWADDSNKTMTALAEAAKLEPGEAVYYGHIGAYAFRKAIASNDVEERSKLMALSIAAYEAAGQREPYLAYWSYATGDIYSYWAAHSNSDLWSDAFNYYQRADALLPENAVILNKWSLALMLSGNDAEAERMLMRSREADVDWVQTIYYMGVLDIYNHCYCPAANCYLYPVKTDYKNFQYYLDFCRHLALFGGIDKVVEGLQVYSNCHPDDWVGQTLLGVAEAYSGSLSRAVDSLRRAADSIPPEDVVVLEDVLINIGKEQHSFQPYVKEIIDVLAAGQPSDKR
- the hpt gene encoding hypoxanthine phosphoribosyltransferase, which translates into the protein MDTTENRYSLAYKQIAKVANDTLPLKKLISTIAASAAKGLHASGCAIMLLNPRREYLDIIGAWGLSDLYLRKGAINARKSYPDILDGKIVAVDDIFTDRRTQYPEQAAREQIKSLLGAPIVQRGEVIGEIRIYTREKRRFKPNEKDFISTVANLVALTLEKIELAQDLNNRHQSNIERQKRLTSFSDLPLSPIRPINFGHPSEEEFARLLDFYQVEWLYEPRSFPLSSQDNRITEMFTPDFYLPEIDLYIELTTSKQSLITEKNRKVRHLKELYPDISIKLLNKGDYLKLFARHGFIPLGENKMKGVQRYLFNKTQIQRRVKLLAKQISKDYQGEELVLIGILKGVVCFMSDLMLNMSIPVTLDFMAISTPADKADLSVRILKDLDTDIENRHVLMVEDIVDTGMTLNYVLNSLSARKPASLKVCTLLDKRVRRLIDVHLDYVGFEVPDEFVVGYGLDMGGKYRNLPSIAILE
- a CDS encoding type IV pilus twitching motility protein PilT — encoded protein: MRIDDLLKLAGESRASDLHLIAGVPPLFRIDGELRPAEGLPVMGREDIDDLFNQVAPARQRDIFSSELEVDFAYSLQDGGRGRCNACWQQGSISLAIRMLPQRIPTVDDLGLPDICKELISRPRGLILVTGPTGSGKSTSIAAMLNHLNNTMKRYIVTIEDPVEYVHPNIKCAFSQRELEQDTHSFVNALKYVLRQDPDVILVGEMRDLETASAVLTVAETGHLVLSTGHAPSAAQSVERIVDLFPPHERPMAQARLASTLIAVFSQVLVPRISGGRVAAVEIMLANAAVKNLIREGKPFLIPNTIRTSSNVGMKTLDDALVDLYRKGIITREYVFAFCQDAEDVNKLMRSANI
- a CDS encoding prepilin peptidase, with amino-acid sequence MEIVISLIIFLFGISIGSFLNVVADRVPASQSILSPPSHCSKCNHILKPVDLFPVLSYLILKGKCRYCRQSIPIRSLLVELFSGLFFVYAFTMYGISWQALQTAVLGSFLVILFITDMEQEMLPHVVVYPGIAVALGFAALKPITGTTPGIVSALAGLATGFGAFFLIWAVPKLFKKKLIGFGDAGMAGLIGASVGYPVILVALYIAILAGGLTAALLVAFKMKKLNQPMRFGVFLAMGGIISLFCGQDIADALMQLHML
- a CDS encoding type II secretion system protein translates to MKKFFKYGNKGFTLIELLVVIAILGTLAAVVVLNVTKFMGEGESQANATDQANIQTAIAAYMYDNSGTPPASPITAGSTTSSVSAYLLSAPKCTYTVDQSTGAITSQVCP